Proteins encoded by one window of Vigna radiata var. radiata cultivar VC1973A chromosome 5, Vradiata_ver6, whole genome shotgun sequence:
- the LOC106760200 gene encoding NDR1/HIN1-like protein 12: MSKDKHSNDPRRAACTAITIFLLLAGVTLLVLWLVYRPNKPRFTVIGAAIYGLNATTPPLMSTTMQFSVLIKNPNRRVSIYYDRLSAFVSYRNQAITPQVLLPPLHQGKHTAVSVSPVIGGTAVPVSVEVSNGLVVDEAYGVVGLRLIFQGRVRWKAGAIKTAHYGLYVKCDVLMGLKKGLVGPVPLLGVTPCDVDV, translated from the coding sequence CTTCCTCCTCTTAGCTGGCGTTACTCTTCTCGTGCTCTGGCTGGTCTACCGTCCCAACAAGCCCCGCTTCACGGTGATCGGAGCCGCCATCTACGGCCTCAACGCCACCACCCCACCGCTCATGTCCACCACCATGCAATTTTCCGTCCTCATAAAGAACCCCAACAGGCGCGTCTCCATTTACTACGACAGACTATCGGCCTTCGTCTCCTACAGGAACCAGGCCATAACGCCTCAGGTCCTGCTGCCGCCGCTGCACCAGGGCAAACACACCGCGGTGTCGGTATCGCCAGTGATCGGAGGGACGGCGGTGCCGGTGTCGGTGGAGGTGTCAAACGGGTTGGTGGTGGACGAGGCTTATGGGGTGGTGGGTCTGAGGCTCATATTTCAAGGCAGGGTGAGGTGGAAAGCTGGTGCCATCAAAACAGCGCACTATGGACTGTATGTGAAGTGCGATGTGTTGATGGGTTTGAAGAAAGGTTTGGTGGGTCCGGTTCCTCTCCTCGGAGTTACACCCTGCGATGTCGAcgtatga
- the LOC106760169 gene encoding anthranilate N-methyltransferase — MAEMLESSRKVVNGREEYLKREEEEEEEDELAFCMEKTVSFVVPMALKTLSELRVFDILAKGGKLCAKEIAVEIGSKNPEAPAMLDRLLSLLVSHSLLSCSISQQEPHPQKFYTLSPASRYFVTDPQAVSLGSSVKLLLDDIFLKSWSELKGAILEGGVAFDRAHGMHAFEYPRVDPRFNEVFNNGMIGLTTVFMKRILELYNGFEHVTRLVDVGGGYGVNLKLIKSKHPHIQAINFDLPHVVENAPLHSGVEHVGGDMFESVPSGDAIFMKWVLHDWSDEHCVKLLKNCYKGIPDDGKVIVVDSIVSTVPERSVTAKSALGSDVIMMTENPGGKERTRQQIIELAEASGFSGIRFICSICGNWVMEFYK; from the exons ATGGCTGAAATGTTAGAATCAAGTAGAAAGGTTGTGAATGGGAGAGAGGAGTATCttaaaagggaagaagaagaagaagaagaagatgagttGGCGTTTTGCATGGAAAAGACGGTTTCTTTTGTGGTTCCAATGGCTTTGAAAACATTGTCTGAGCTGAGGGTGTTTGATATCTTAGCCAAAGGTGGCAAACTCTGTGCGAAAGAGATCGCAGTTGAGATAGGAAGCAAGAACCCTGAAGCTCCTGCAATGTTGGATCGTCTTCTTAGCCTTTTGGTGAGTCACTCTCTGCTATCTTGTTCCATCTCTCAACAAGAACCACACCCTCAGAAGTTCTACACCCTCTCTCCTGCTTCCAGATATTTTGTCACTGATCCTCAAGCTGTATCATTGGGATCCTCTGTCAAATTACTTCTGGACGACATCTTCTTGAAAAGCTG GAGCGAACTGAAAGGAGCAATCCTAGAAGGGGGTGTGGCATTCGACAGGGCCCATGGCATGCATGCCTTCGAATATCCACGTGTGGATCCTAGGTTTAACGAGGTTTTCAACAACGGTATGATAGGCCTCACCACTGTATTTATGAAGAGGATTCTTGAGTTATACAACGGTTTTGAGCATGTCACAAGGCTCGTCGACGTTGGTGGAGGTTATGGAGTCAACCTCAAATTGATCAAATCCAAACACCCTCACATTCAGGCTATTAACTTTGACTTGCCTCATGTGGTGGAAAATGCCCCTCTCCATTCAG GTGTGGAGCATGTGGGAGGAGACATGTTTGAAAGCGTTCCTTCAGGAGATGCGATTTTTATGAAG TGGGTACTTCATGATTGGAGTGATGAACATTGCGTGAAGCTGTTGAAGAATTGCTACAAAGGGATTCCTGATGATGGAAAGGTTATTGTGGTGGACTCAATTGTGTCGACGGTGCCGGAGAGAAGTGTTACTGCTAAGAGTGCTTTGGGATCTGATGTTATAATGATGACTGAAAACCCAGGAGGGAAAGAGCGAACACGCCAACAAATCATAGAATTGGCAGAAGCATCTGGGTTTAGTGGGATCAGATTCATATGCTCTATATGTGGGAACTGGGTTATGGAGTTCTACAAgtaa
- the LOC106760209 gene encoding protein CURVATURE THYLAKOID 1B, chloroplastic produces MASTSSSTLSLSSSSTLVDAKAPRQSPSSSPQCVTLPTLPPPPVHSQTRPSKTAAFCRRIARNVMGMATTREAPAAEVATTELAIAETPEIVKTIQEAWEKVEDKYAVSSLAVAGVVALWGSAGMISAIDRLPLIPGVLEVVGIGYTGWFAYKNIVFKPDREAFLRKVKETYNEILGSS; encoded by the exons ATGGCCTCAACCTCCTCCTCCACCCTCTCTTTATCCTCTTCCTCCACCCTTGTTGACGCCAAGGCTCCAAGGCAATCACCATCTTCTTCCCCACAATGTGTCACCCTTCCCACTCTCCCTCCACCACCTGTCCACTCTCAGACTCGTCCTTCCAAAACTGCTGCTTTCT GTCGCAGGATTGCTCGAAATGTTATGGGAATGGCTACCACAAGAGAGGCACCGGCAGCAGAAGTTGCCACAACTGAGCTTGCCATTGCTGAGACGCCAGAGATTGTGAAGACTATTCAAGAAGCT TGGGAGAAAGTTGAAGATAAATATGCAGTGAGTTCGCTGGCCGTAGCTGGTGTGGTTGCATTGTGGGGCTCAGCAGGAATGATCTCA GCAATTGATAGGCTTCCTTTAATTCCTGGAGTTCTTGAGGTTGTAGGCATTGGCTACACTGGG TGGTTTGCTTACAAGAACATAGTTTTCAAGCCAGACAG GGAAGCTTTTCTAAGAAAGGTAAAAGAAACATATAATGAAATACTTGGGAGCAGCTAA